Proteins from a genomic interval of Clostridium sp. M62/1:
- the treR gene encoding trehalose operon repressor produces the protein MPKAKFEQIYRDLKRKIENATYGFQTLLPSENILTEVYSCSRNTVRRAISALAAEGYVQSLHGIGVRVIFQPVEQAAFTIGGIESFRESAARNHLNACTRVICFMELTADERISRRSGFPVGSELYYIQRVRYLDKKALILDINMFLKEKCLGLTKEIAEDSIYSYLEQECRLNIVTSKRKMTVELVTEIDEKYLELGDYNCLAVISSQTFDADGVMFEYTQSRHRPDYFCFQDTAVRRK, from the coding sequence ATGCCAAAGGCAAAATTTGAACAGATTTACAGGGATCTGAAACGGAAAATAGAAAATGCCACCTACGGCTTTCAGACGCTTCTGCCGTCGGAAAATATCCTGACAGAGGTCTATTCCTGTTCGCGCAATACGGTCCGCCGGGCCATCTCTGCCCTGGCGGCAGAGGGCTATGTCCAGTCCCTTCATGGTATTGGGGTGCGCGTTATCTTTCAGCCTGTAGAACAGGCAGCCTTCACTATCGGCGGCATCGAATCCTTCCGGGAATCTGCTGCCAGAAACCACCTGAATGCCTGCACCAGAGTTATCTGCTTCATGGAACTGACCGCCGATGAGCGGATCAGCAGGCGTTCAGGCTTCCCCGTAGGAAGTGAACTCTACTATATCCAGAGAGTCCGCTACCTGGACAAAAAAGCCCTGATTCTCGACATCAACATGTTTCTGAAGGAGAAATGCCTGGGACTGACTAAAGAAATTGCAGAGGATTCCATCTACAGCTACCTGGAACAGGAATGCAGACTGAACATCGTCACCAGCAAACGGAAAATGACGGTTGAGCTTGTCACAGAGATCGATGAGAAATACCTGGAGCTTGGCGACTATAACTGCCTGGCCGTCATATCAAGCCAGACCTTTGATGCAGACGGAGTCATGTTTGAGTACACCCAGTCCAGGCACAGACCAGACTACTTCTGCTTCCAGGATACGGCAGTGAGGAGAAAATGA